The Hymenobacter sp. 5317J-9 genome has a window encoding:
- a CDS encoding MOSC N-terminal beta barrel domain-containing protein, giving the protein MYAPLTLTSLYLYPVKSLGGYAVAEAEVTPRGLRHDRRWLLVDERNRFMTQRQQPELALLAVAPAYNGFLISHRQRPELLPLFIPFEATPDRTLFVTVWDDILWAWRGTPEADEWFAEALGRPCRLVYMSDMVRRDVEPDLNPEGQLVSFADGYPFLLAGEAALADLNTRLAEPVPMNRFRPNLVFAGGAAYEDDLWEQFQIGEWPFRAVRGCGRCVLTTIDQATAQKSPVGDPLRTLATYRQAENSTLFGQNVTGPGHGRLRVGDALTVLSRK; this is encoded by the coding sequence ATGTATGCACCGCTCACCCTCACCAGCCTGTACCTCTACCCTGTCAAGTCCCTCGGCGGCTATGCCGTGGCGGAGGCCGAGGTGACCCCGCGCGGCCTGCGCCACGACCGCCGCTGGCTACTGGTGGACGAGCGCAACCGTTTCATGACGCAGCGGCAGCAGCCCGAGTTGGCCCTGCTGGCCGTGGCGCCCGCATACAACGGCTTTCTGATTTCGCACCGGCAACGGCCGGAACTGCTGCCCCTCTTCATCCCGTTTGAGGCCACGCCCGACCGGACACTGTTTGTGACGGTGTGGGACGACATTTTGTGGGCCTGGCGCGGCACCCCGGAAGCCGACGAGTGGTTTGCCGAAGCCTTGGGGCGCCCTTGCCGGCTGGTGTACATGTCGGACATGGTGCGCCGCGACGTGGAGCCTGACCTCAACCCCGAAGGGCAGTTGGTGAGCTTTGCTGACGGCTACCCGTTTCTACTAGCCGGCGAGGCCGCGCTGGCCGATTTGAACACACGCCTGGCCGAGCCGGTGCCCATGAACCGCTTTCGCCCCAACCTGGTATTCGCCGGCGGCGCGGCCTACGAGGACGACCTATGGGAGCAGTTTCAAATCGGCGAATGGCCATTTCGGGCGGTGCGGGGCTGCGGCCGGTGCGTGCTGACGACCATCGACCAGGCCACGGCCCAAAAGAGCCCGGTGGGCGACCCACTGCGCACGCTGGCTACCTACCGCCAGGCGGAAAACAGCACCTTGTTCGGCCAGAACGTGACCGGCCCGGGCCACGGCCGCCTGCGCGTAGGCGATGCCCTGACGGTGCTTAGCCGCAAATAG
- a CDS encoding acyl-CoA-binding protein: MTTQEEFDAASQRAQQLPSKPSNMVLLQLYALYKQATEGDISGDRPGGFDFKAIAKYDAWNGLRGTSKEAARQQYVELVNELAG; encoded by the coding sequence ATGACCACGCAAGAAGAATTTGACGCCGCCAGCCAGCGCGCCCAGCAGCTGCCCAGCAAGCCCTCCAACATGGTGCTGCTTCAGCTCTACGCCCTCTACAAGCAAGCCACGGAGGGCGACATCAGCGGCGACCGCCCCGGCGGCTTCGACTTCAAAGCCATTGCCAAATACGACGCCTGGAACGGCCTGCGCGGCACCAGCAAGGAAGCCGCCCGCCAGCAGTACGTGGAACTGGTGAACGAGCTGGCCGGATAA
- a CDS encoding acetylornithine carbamoyltransferase, with protein MKNFTSFADAGDYKALLQQALEIKSNPYGYQHIGRNKTVGLIFFNPSLRTRLSSVKAAYNLGAQAWVLNAGADSWTLEMADGAVMNGGTQEHIKDAIAVMSQYCDVLGVRTFPTLKDKAEDYGEVVFNKILQYATVPVISLESATLHPLQSFADLITVAETKQKERVKVVLTWAPHVRALPQCVPNSFCDWFSEIDWVDFVITHPEGYELDPKFTKGARIEYDQKKALEGADYVQAKNWSSYRDYGQVLQNDPAWMLTPEHMALTDSAKFLHCLPVRRNVEVSDAVLDAPGSLIIQEAGNRTISMQTVLHELLK; from the coding sequence ATGAAAAACTTCACCTCCTTCGCCGATGCGGGCGACTACAAAGCCCTGTTGCAGCAAGCCCTTGAAATCAAGTCCAACCCCTACGGCTACCAGCACATCGGGCGCAACAAAACCGTTGGCCTCATCTTCTTCAACCCCAGCCTGCGCACCCGGCTCAGTTCGGTGAAGGCGGCCTACAACCTCGGCGCGCAAGCCTGGGTACTCAACGCCGGCGCCGACTCCTGGACCCTGGAAATGGCCGACGGCGCGGTGATGAACGGCGGCACCCAGGAGCACATCAAGGACGCCATTGCGGTGATGAGCCAGTACTGCGACGTGCTGGGCGTGCGCACCTTCCCCACCCTCAAGGACAAGGCCGAGGACTATGGCGAAGTCGTCTTCAATAAGATTCTGCAATACGCCACCGTGCCAGTCATCAGCCTGGAAAGCGCCACGCTGCACCCACTGCAAAGCTTCGCCGACCTCATCACCGTGGCCGAAACCAAGCAGAAGGAGCGGGTGAAAGTGGTGCTCACCTGGGCCCCGCATGTGCGCGCCCTGCCCCAGTGCGTGCCCAATTCGTTCTGCGACTGGTTTTCGGAAATCGACTGGGTCGATTTCGTCATCACCCACCCCGAGGGCTACGAGTTGGACCCCAAATTCACCAAAGGCGCCCGCATCGAATACGACCAAAAGAAAGCGCTGGAAGGCGCCGACTACGTGCAGGCCAAAAACTGGAGCAGCTACCGCGACTACGGCCAAGTGCTGCAAAACGACCCCGCCTGGATGCTCACCCCCGAGCACATGGCCCTGACGGATAGCGCCAAATTCCTACACTGCCTGCCCGTGCGCCGCAACGTGGAAGTGTCCGACGCCGTGCTCGACGCGCCCGGCTCACTCATCATTCAGGAAGCCGGCAACCGCACCATTTCCATGCAAACGGTGCTGCATGAGCTGCTGAAGTAG
- the argC gene encoding N-acetyl-gamma-glutamyl-phosphate reductase: MKIKAGIVGGAGYTAGELIRILLHHEFVELGGIVSTSNAGNPVYQVHDDLVGETNLVFASELAGDEDVVFLCLGHGNSKAWLHKNALSETTHVIDLSNDFRLHADAEFEGREFVYGLPELNKSRIQQAQSIANPGCFATAIQLALLPLAKAGRLTDDIHVSAITGSTGAGQSLSETVHFSWRTNNVSIYKPFTHQHLGEIGESLVQLQPQSEAEMHFIPYRGNFSRGIFASVYTPSDLTQDEAQALYRQFYADAPFTTVSDKEIHLKQVVNTNKCLLHVQKQGKQLLITSVIDNLVKGASGQAVQNMNLLFGLPETTGLNLKAGLL; the protein is encoded by the coding sequence ATGAAAATTAAGGCCGGCATCGTGGGCGGCGCCGGCTACACGGCCGGCGAGCTCATCCGCATTCTGCTGCACCACGAGTTTGTGGAGCTAGGCGGCATCGTCAGCACCTCGAACGCCGGCAACCCCGTGTACCAGGTGCACGACGACCTGGTGGGCGAAACCAATTTGGTGTTTGCCTCCGAACTAGCCGGCGACGAGGACGTGGTATTTCTGTGCCTCGGCCACGGCAATTCCAAGGCGTGGCTGCACAAAAACGCCCTATCTGAAACCACGCACGTCATCGACCTGAGCAACGACTTCCGCCTGCACGCGGACGCCGAGTTTGAAGGCCGCGAGTTCGTGTACGGTCTGCCGGAGCTGAACAAAAGCCGCATCCAGCAGGCCCAGAGCATTGCCAACCCGGGCTGCTTCGCCACGGCTATTCAGCTGGCGCTGCTGCCGCTGGCCAAGGCCGGCCGCCTCACCGACGACATCCACGTCTCGGCCATCACCGGCAGCACCGGCGCGGGGCAAAGCTTGTCGGAAACGGTGCATTTCTCGTGGCGCACCAATAACGTGTCCATCTACAAGCCCTTCACGCACCAGCACCTCGGCGAAATCGGCGAGAGCCTGGTGCAGCTGCAGCCGCAGTCGGAGGCCGAGATGCACTTCATCCCCTACCGCGGCAATTTCTCGCGGGGCATTTTCGCCAGCGTCTACACGCCGTCGGATTTGACGCAGGACGAGGCGCAGGCGCTGTACCGGCAGTTTTACGCCGACGCACCATTCACCACGGTTTCGGACAAGGAAATTCACCTCAAGCAGGTGGTGAACACCAACAAATGTCTGTTGCATGTGCAGAAGCAGGGCAAGCAATTATTGATTACGTCGGTGATTGATAATCTGGTGAAAGGTGCTTCAGGCCAGGCGGTGCAGAATATGAACTTGCTATTTGGGCTGCCGGAAACGACAGGATTGAATCTTAAAGCGGGGCTTTTGTAA
- a CDS encoding DUF2461 domain-containing protein, whose product MELDYLLHFMAELAANNNTPWMAAHRPEYQRARAACTELVRQVLARVAATDPDLANLTTGDVMFRLHKNDRAHRDPEPYKRRMGAGLKLGGRHAPRAGYFLAIQPEGKSWLGAGTFHPTPEMLAAIRQEIHYNGEAFHRLRQAPELLRYFPDGLDTTGPQLTRPPRGYAATDPDVAWLRLKSFGAGRFYTDAEVLAPGFVDEVVAAIAAARPLVDFFNEALPGGQ is encoded by the coding sequence ATGGAACTGGACTATTTGCTGCACTTCATGGCCGAGCTGGCGGCCAACAACAACACGCCCTGGATGGCGGCCCACCGCCCCGAATATCAGCGGGCCCGCGCGGCTTGCACTGAACTGGTGCGGCAGGTGCTGGCCCGCGTGGCCGCCACCGACCCCGACCTAGCCAACCTCACCACCGGCGACGTCATGTTTCGCCTCCACAAAAACGACCGCGCCCACCGCGACCCCGAGCCCTACAAACGGCGCATGGGCGCCGGCCTCAAGCTAGGCGGGCGGCACGCACCGCGGGCGGGGTATTTTTTGGCCATTCAGCCCGAGGGCAAGAGCTGGCTGGGGGCGGGCACCTTCCATCCCACCCCGGAGATGCTGGCGGCCATTCGGCAGGAAATTCATTACAACGGCGAGGCGTTCCACCGGCTGCGGCAGGCACCGGAGCTGCTGCGCTACTTTCCCGACGGGCTGGACACCACCGGGCCGCAGCTGACCCGCCCGCCCCGCGGCTACGCCGCCACCGACCCCGATGTGGCGTGGCTGCGGCTAAAATCCTTCGGCGCCGGCCGGTTTTATACCGATGCGGAGGTGCTGGCGCCCGGCTTTGTAGATGAGGTGGTAGCCGCCATTGCGGCAGCGCGGCCACTGGTGGATTTTTTCAACGAAGCACTGCCGGGCGGGCAATAA
- a CDS encoding aminotransferase class III-fold pyridoxal phosphate-dependent enzyme encodes MELFNVYPLVNITPVRALGAKLWDNQGQEYLDFYGGHAVISIGHSHPHYVQRLTEQLQNIGFYSNSVQIPIQTQLAHKLGQVSGYEDYALFLCNSGAEANENALKLASFHTGKTRVVAFKGAFHGRTSGAVAATDNPKIVAPFNAGHAISFVDYDLKAVADILHGGDVCAVIIEPIQGVGGIIMPSDEFLQGLAALCKQYGVILIADEVQSGYGRSGKFFAHQHAGIRPDIISVAKGMGNGFPIGGILIAPHLKASYGLLGTTFGGNHLACAAALAVLEVIEDEHLLAHAAEMGDYLRRELLAHAGAEEIRGRGLMVGIKYDFPIKDVRDQLLSEHHIFVGNASDPTVLRLLPPLNITKAEIDRFLQALYTLIPAEVRK; translated from the coding sequence ATGGAGCTTTTCAACGTTTATCCCCTCGTCAACATCACGCCCGTTCGGGCGCTGGGCGCCAAGCTGTGGGACAACCAGGGCCAGGAATACCTGGATTTCTACGGCGGCCACGCCGTTATTTCCATCGGCCACAGCCACCCGCACTACGTGCAGCGCCTCACCGAGCAGCTGCAAAACATCGGCTTCTACTCCAATTCGGTGCAGATTCCGATTCAGACGCAGCTGGCGCACAAGCTGGGCCAAGTGTCGGGCTACGAGGACTACGCGCTGTTTCTGTGCAACTCGGGGGCCGAGGCCAACGAGAATGCGCTGAAACTGGCCTCCTTCCACACCGGTAAAACCCGCGTGGTGGCGTTTAAAGGCGCGTTTCACGGCCGTACCTCGGGTGCGGTGGCGGCTACGGACAACCCGAAAATCGTTGCGCCCTTCAACGCGGGCCACGCCATCAGCTTCGTCGATTACGACCTGAAGGCGGTGGCCGACATCCTGCACGGCGGCGATGTGTGCGCCGTCATCATCGAGCCGATACAGGGCGTGGGCGGCATCATCATGCCTTCCGATGAATTCCTGCAGGGCCTGGCGGCGTTATGCAAACAGTATGGCGTCATCCTGATTGCTGACGAGGTGCAGAGCGGCTACGGCCGCAGCGGCAAGTTTTTCGCACACCAGCACGCCGGCATCCGGCCCGATATTATTTCGGTGGCCAAGGGCATGGGCAACGGCTTCCCCATCGGCGGCATCCTCATTGCGCCCCACCTGAAGGCATCCTACGGCCTGCTGGGCACCACTTTCGGCGGCAACCACCTGGCCTGCGCCGCCGCCCTAGCCGTGCTCGAAGTCATCGAAGACGAACACCTGCTGGCCCATGCCGCCGAGATGGGCGACTACCTGCGCCGCGAGCTGCTGGCCCACGCCGGCGCCGAAGAAATCCGCGGCCGCGGCCTGATGGTGGGCATCAAGTACGATTTCCCCATCAAGGACGTGCGCGACCAGTTGCTCTCGGAGCACCACATTTTCGTGGGCAACGCCTCCGACCCCACTGTGCTCCGCCTGCTGCCGCCGCTCAACATTACCAAGGCCGAAATCGACCGATTTCTGCAGGCGCTGTACACACTTATTCCGGCAGAAGTAAGGAAATAA
- the carB gene encoding carbamoyl-phosphate synthase (glutamine-hydrolyzing) large subunit: MNKPNKVLILGSGALKIGEAGEFDYSGSQALKALKEEGIRTILINPNIATVQTSDNIADDVYFLPVTPYFVEEVIKKEQPDGILVAFGGQTALNCAVALYRAGVFEKYNVKVLGTPVQSIIDTEDRDIFKEKLEQIGVLSARSVAVTTMDDALAAAEKIGFPIIVRAAFALGGLGSGFANNMDELRALAQKSFTTSDQILVEESLKGWKEVEYEVVRDAYDNCITVCNMENFDPIGIHTGESIVVAPSQTLSNREYHKLRSIGIKTIRHLGIVGECNIQYALDPVSEDYRVIEVNARLSRSSALASKATGYPLAFVAAKLSLGYSLAELKNSVTQTTSAFFEPALDYVVVKLPRWDLGKFAGVNRQIGSAMKSVGEVMAIGKSFEEAIQKGLRMLDTGKRGFVANRPEDELDNTAIDQLLSEPNEERIFAINSAFEAGYTLEQVHELTKIDHWFLQRLYGIFELSNQLAAGRSAGLDGLETKLLRDAKKAGFSDQQIAVKLLGEGDATHGTKADELLVRARRKALGVLPVVKQIDTLAAEFPAKTNYLYTTYHGTENDLTRETAQSVVVLGSGVYRIGSSVEFDWCGVQAVQTAAAEGYKTIIINYNPETVSTDYDVSDRLYFEELSFERVMDILDFEQPGGVILSTGGQIPNNLATRLADANAPILGTAPARIDEAENRHKFSSIMDELGIAQPRWKELTSLEAMQEFVREVGFPVLIRPSYVLSGAAMNVVSNNFELEEFLKTAADVSAEYPVVVSEFIQEAKEIELDAVADHGDIVSYAISEHVEFAGVHSGDATMYYPPQRVYVGTIRKLKIIAEKIAKRYEISGPFNIQFLEKNGEIRVIECNIRASRSYPFVSKISGNNLIKKATQVLLGKHVDRDESERVYDLPFVGVKAPQFSFTRLPGADPVLRVDMVSTGEVGCLGDTAEEALLKSMLSVGYKIPQKSVLISGGPIISKVALLAPAALLIKKGYTVYATQGTHRFFAENGIPSSLLFWPNELQEPNVLTYLKEKKIDLVINIPKNLSKGELDNDYKIRRTAVDFGVGLLTNARLAKAFIQAFCTLEMKDLKIKSWNEYKAM, from the coding sequence ATGAACAAACCCAACAAAGTTCTCATCCTTGGTTCCGGCGCGCTGAAAATTGGCGAGGCCGGGGAGTTCGATTATTCCGGCTCACAGGCCCTCAAGGCGCTGAAGGAGGAAGGCATCCGCACCATCCTCATCAACCCCAACATTGCCACCGTGCAGACGTCGGACAACATTGCCGACGACGTGTACTTCCTGCCCGTGACGCCCTACTTCGTGGAGGAAGTCATCAAAAAGGAGCAGCCCGATGGCATTCTGGTGGCCTTTGGCGGCCAGACGGCGCTGAACTGCGCCGTGGCCCTGTACCGCGCCGGCGTGTTCGAGAAGTATAACGTGAAGGTGCTGGGCACGCCCGTGCAGAGCATCATCGACACCGAGGACCGGGACATCTTCAAGGAGAAGCTGGAGCAGATTGGCGTGCTCTCGGCCCGCAGCGTGGCCGTGACGACGATGGACGATGCGCTGGCGGCGGCCGAGAAAATCGGTTTTCCCATCATCGTGCGGGCGGCGTTTGCGCTGGGCGGGCTGGGCAGCGGCTTCGCCAACAACATGGACGAGCTGCGGGCGCTGGCCCAAAAATCCTTCACCACTTCCGACCAGATTCTGGTGGAAGAATCGCTGAAGGGCTGGAAGGAAGTGGAGTACGAAGTGGTGCGCGATGCCTATGATAACTGCATCACGGTCTGCAACATGGAGAACTTCGACCCCATCGGCATCCACACCGGCGAGAGCATCGTGGTAGCCCCGTCGCAGACCTTGAGCAACCGCGAGTACCACAAGCTGCGCAGCATCGGCATCAAGACCATTCGCCACCTGGGCATCGTGGGCGAGTGCAACATTCAGTACGCGCTGGACCCCGTTTCCGAGGATTACCGCGTGATTGAGGTGAACGCGCGCCTGTCGCGCTCCTCGGCGCTGGCTTCCAAGGCCACGGGCTACCCGCTGGCCTTCGTGGCCGCCAAGCTGAGCCTGGGCTACTCGCTGGCCGAGCTGAAAAACAGCGTGACGCAAACCACTTCGGCCTTCTTCGAGCCGGCGCTCGACTACGTGGTGGTGAAGCTGCCGCGCTGGGATTTGGGCAAATTCGCGGGCGTTAACCGTCAGATTGGCAGCGCCATGAAGAGCGTGGGCGAAGTCATGGCCATCGGCAAATCCTTCGAGGAAGCCATCCAAAAAGGCCTGCGGATGCTGGATACCGGCAAGCGCGGCTTCGTGGCCAACCGGCCCGAGGATGAGCTGGATAACACCGCCATCGACCAGCTCCTGAGCGAGCCCAATGAGGAGCGCATCTTCGCCATCAACAGCGCCTTTGAAGCTGGCTACACGCTGGAGCAGGTGCACGAACTGACCAAAATTGACCACTGGTTTTTGCAGCGCCTCTACGGCATTTTCGAGTTGAGCAACCAGCTGGCCGCCGGCCGCAGCGCGGGCCTCGACGGGCTGGAAACCAAGCTGCTGCGCGACGCAAAAAAAGCCGGTTTCTCCGACCAGCAGATTGCCGTGAAGCTGCTGGGCGAAGGCGACGCCACGCACGGCACAAAAGCCGACGAGCTGCTGGTGCGCGCCCGCCGCAAGGCCTTGGGCGTGCTGCCCGTGGTGAAGCAGATTGACACGCTGGCGGCCGAATTCCCGGCTAAAACCAACTACCTCTACACCACCTACCACGGCACCGAAAACGACCTGACGCGCGAAACCGCGCAGTCGGTGGTGGTGCTGGGCTCAGGCGTGTACCGCATCGGCTCATCGGTGGAGTTTGACTGGTGCGGCGTGCAGGCTGTGCAAACGGCCGCCGCCGAGGGCTACAAAACCATCATTATCAACTACAACCCCGAAACGGTTTCGACCGACTACGACGTCTCGGACCGGCTGTATTTCGAGGAGCTGAGCTTCGAGCGGGTGATGGACATCCTGGATTTTGAGCAGCCCGGCGGCGTGATTCTGAGCACCGGCGGCCAGATTCCCAACAACCTCGCTACCCGCTTGGCCGATGCCAACGCGCCCATCCTAGGCACCGCGCCGGCCCGCATCGACGAGGCTGAGAACCGCCACAAGTTCAGCAGCATCATGGACGAGTTGGGCATTGCCCAGCCGCGCTGGAAGGAGCTGACCTCGCTGGAAGCCATGCAGGAATTCGTGCGCGAAGTCGGTTTCCCGGTGCTCATCCGGCCGAGCTACGTGCTGTCGGGCGCGGCCATGAACGTGGTTTCCAACAACTTCGAGCTGGAAGAATTTCTGAAAACGGCCGCCGATGTCAGCGCCGAATACCCGGTGGTGGTGTCCGAATTCATCCAGGAAGCCAAGGAGATTGAGCTGGATGCGGTGGCCGACCACGGCGACATCGTGAGCTACGCCATTTCCGAGCACGTGGAGTTCGCCGGCGTCCATTCCGGCGACGCCACCATGTACTACCCGCCCCAACGGGTGTACGTGGGCACCATCCGCAAGCTGAAAATTATCGCCGAAAAGATTGCCAAGCGCTACGAAATCAGCGGCCCGTTCAACATCCAGTTTCTGGAAAAAAACGGCGAAATCCGCGTGATTGAGTGCAACATCCGGGCCTCGCGCAGCTACCCGTTCGTGTCGAAAATCTCGGGCAACAACCTTATTAAAAAGGCCACCCAAGTACTGCTCGGCAAACACGTAGACCGTGACGAAAGCGAGCGGGTCTACGACCTGCCCTTCGTGGGCGTGAAGGCCCCGCAATTCTCGTTCACCCGCCTGCCTGGTGCCGACCCGGTGCTGCGCGTCGACATGGTAAGTACCGGCGAAGTCGGCTGCCTGGGCGACACCGCCGAGGAAGCCCTGCTGAAATCGATGCTGAGCGTGGGCTACAAAATCCCGCAGAAATCGGTGCTGATTTCCGGCGGCCCCATCATCTCCAAAGTGGCGCTGCTCGCGCCCGCCGCGCTGCTCATCAAAAAGGGCTACACCGTGTACGCCACCCAAGGCACGCACCGCTTCTTCGCCGAAAACGGCATCCCCAGCAGCCTCCTCTTCTGGCCCAATGAACTGCAGGAGCCCAATGTGCTGACGTATCTGAAGGAAAAGAAAATCGACCTGGTCATTAACATCCCCAAAAACCTGTCGAAAGGCGAGCTGGATAATGACTACAAAATCCGCCGCACGGCCGTGGATTTCGGCGTCGGTTTGTTGACCAATGCGCGGCTGGCGAAGGCATTTATTCAAGCCTTCTGCACACTGGAGATGAAGGATTTGAAGATTAAGAGCTGGAACGAGTATAAGGCGATGTAA
- the carA gene encoding glutamine-hydrolyzing carbamoyl-phosphate synthase small subunit yields the protein MSQTVKLILEDGTEIEGTSFGAFTSAAGEVVFSTAMTGYPENLTDPSFAGQILVLTYPMVGNYGVPGEELYESISKIFESDKIHIAGLVVNYYSEEHSHWAAAKSLGDWLKEYNIPGIFGVDTRMLTKKLREKGAMLGKIVAETDVPLHDPNLDNLVAQVSPAGVQHYGHGQHKIVLVDCGTKTNIIRCFLERDVELIRVPWDYDFTTLAYDGLFLSNGPGDPKMCEATIQNLQKALQQDKPIFGICLGSQLMGLAAGGDTFKLKYGHRSHNQPVKLTGTQHCYITSQNHGFAVDTETLPAEWDMLFENLNDGTCEGIKHKTKPFFSTQFHPEAAGGPQDTEFLFDDFLKAVVEYKASK from the coding sequence ATGTCCCAAACCGTAAAACTCATCCTCGAAGACGGCACCGAAATCGAGGGCACTTCCTTCGGCGCATTCACCTCGGCCGCGGGCGAAGTGGTATTCAGCACGGCCATGACCGGCTACCCCGAAAACCTCACCGACCCATCCTTCGCCGGCCAGATTCTGGTGCTCACCTACCCCATGGTGGGTAACTATGGCGTGCCCGGCGAAGAGTTGTACGAGTCGATTTCGAAGATTTTCGAGTCCGACAAAATCCACATTGCCGGACTGGTGGTGAACTACTACTCCGAGGAGCACAGCCACTGGGCCGCCGCCAAAAGCCTGGGCGACTGGCTGAAGGAGTACAACATCCCCGGCATCTTCGGCGTCGATACCCGCATGCTCACCAAGAAGCTGCGCGAGAAAGGCGCCATGCTGGGCAAAATCGTGGCCGAGACCGACGTGCCCCTGCACGACCCCAACCTCGACAACCTGGTGGCGCAGGTGAGTCCGGCCGGCGTGCAGCACTACGGCCACGGCCAGCACAAAATCGTGCTCGTGGACTGCGGTACCAAAACCAACATCATCCGCTGCTTCCTGGAGCGCGACGTGGAGCTGATTCGGGTGCCCTGGGACTACGATTTCACGACCCTTGCCTACGACGGCCTGTTCCTGAGCAACGGCCCCGGCGACCCCAAAATGTGCGAAGCCACCATCCAAAACCTCCAAAAAGCCCTGCAACAGGACAAGCCGATTTTCGGCATCTGCCTGGGCAGCCAGCTCATGGGCCTGGCTGCGGGCGGCGACACCTTCAAGCTGAAATACGGCCACCGCAGCCACAACCAGCCCGTGAAGCTCACCGGCACCCAGCACTGCTACATCACCAGCCAAAACCATGGCTTCGCAGTCGATACCGAAACATTACCAGCCGAGTGGGACATGCTGTTCGAGAACCTGAACGATGGCACCTGCGAAGGCATCAAGCACAAAACCAAGCCCTTCTTCTCCACCCAGTTTCACCCCGAAGCCGCCGGCGGCCCGCAGGATACGGAGTTTCTGTTTGATGATTTCTTGAAAGCGGTGGTGGAGTATAAGGCTAGCAAATAG
- a CDS encoding GNAT family N-acetyltransferase, with amino-acid sequence MTSDAQLAPPRIEPATLQDIPTIIGLAEATWEPTYRFIISREQLEYMYRVIYTSASLKRQMTEQQHSFLLAYVDGEPAGFASFSPQPAEEDGQNGYKLHKIYVLPTRQGQGLGVHLIEAVENAARAAGGQFLDLNVNRYNPAIAFYERRGFARQREVDVPIGPYFMNDYIMRKAL; translated from the coding sequence ATGACTTCTGACGCCCAACTCGCGCCGCCGCGCATCGAGCCCGCTACGCTCCAGGACATTCCCACCATCATTGGCCTGGCGGAGGCTACCTGGGAGCCTACGTACCGCTTCATCATCTCGCGCGAGCAATTGGAGTACATGTACCGGGTAATTTACACTTCGGCGTCGCTGAAGCGGCAGATGACCGAGCAGCAGCATTCCTTTCTGCTGGCCTACGTGGACGGCGAGCCGGCCGGCTTTGCCTCCTTCAGCCCCCAGCCGGCCGAGGAAGACGGCCAGAACGGCTACAAGCTGCACAAGATTTACGTGTTGCCCACCCGCCAGGGCCAGGGCCTGGGCGTGCACCTCATCGAGGCGGTGGAAAACGCGGCCCGCGCCGCCGGCGGCCAGTTTCTGGACCTCAACGTGAACCGCTACAACCCCGCCATTGCTTTCTACGAGCGGCGCGGCTTTGCCCGCCAGCGCGAGGTGGACGTGCCCATCGGGCCGTATTTCATGAACGACTACATCATGCGCAAGGCGCTTTAA
- a CDS encoding deoxynucleoside kinase, giving the protein MHIAIVGNIGAGKTTLAHKLAQHFRWEVFLEDVDDNPYLKDFYHDMPRWAFHLQVYFLNGRFRQTQRIKELQKAGRGIIQDRTIYEDAHIFAANLHESGLLETRDYNNYYALFESMIDLVAPPDLLLYLRADLPKLVSQIEKRGRDYENSISIEYLKSLNEHYEKWISTYTAGRSLIVDVSELDYVRNPEDLGTIIDKINTTLFGLF; this is encoded by the coding sequence ATGCACATCGCCATCGTCGGCAACATCGGGGCTGGTAAAACCACGCTGGCCCACAAGCTGGCCCAGCATTTTCGCTGGGAAGTTTTTCTCGAAGACGTGGACGACAATCCTTACCTCAAGGATTTTTACCACGACATGCCCCGCTGGGCCTTCCATCTGCAGGTGTATTTCCTCAACGGCCGCTTCCGCCAAACCCAGCGCATCAAAGAGCTGCAGAAAGCCGGCCGCGGCATCATCCAAGACCGCACCATCTACGAAGACGCCCACATCTTCGCGGCCAACCTGCACGAGTCAGGCCTGCTCGAAACCCGCGACTACAACAACTACTACGCCCTATTCGAGTCGATGATTGACTTGGTGGCGCCGCCCGACCTGCTGCTTTACCTCCGCGCCGACCTGCCCAAGCTCGTGAGCCAGATTGAGAAGCGCGGCCGCGACTACGAAAACAGCATCAGCATCGAGTACCTCAAAAGCCTCAACGAGCACTACGAGAAGTGGATTAGCACCTACACCGCTGGCCGCTCCCTCATCGTGGACGTGAGCGAGCTCGACTACGTGCGCAACCCCGAAGACCTCGGCACCATCATCGACAAGATTAATACCACGCTGTTCGGCCTGTTTTAG
- a CDS encoding CDGSH iron-sulfur domain-containing protein encodes MATKLTVLSNGSLRVEGEEIELVDAQGNPYGLGGRQRISICRCGLSKQKPFCDGSHKGHFEHDATAFDLPAPKPVV; translated from the coding sequence ATGGCCACCAAACTTACCGTCCTTTCCAATGGCTCCCTCCGCGTAGAGGGCGAAGAAATCGAACTAGTAGACGCGCAGGGCAACCCCTACGGCCTCGGCGGCCGCCAGCGCATCAGCATCTGCCGCTGCGGGCTCTCCAAGCAGAAGCCTTTCTGCGATGGCTCGCACAAAGGCCATTTCGAGCACGACGCCACGGCGTTTGACCTGCCCGCGCCCAAGCCGGTGGTGTAA